One Ricinus communis isolate WT05 ecotype wild-type chromosome 7, ASM1957865v1, whole genome shotgun sequence genomic region harbors:
- the LOC8281245 gene encoding linamarin synthase 2, whose protein sequence is MSSVGFRKPHAVCVPYPSQGHVTPMMQLAKLLHSRGFHITFVNTDFNHTRLIRSRGPDSVKGLPDFRFETIPDGLPPSTFDATQDVPSLCDSTRKNCLAPFKELVSKLNSSPSTEVPPVSCIISDGVMSFGIKAAEDLSIPQVQFWTASACSFMAYLHYNELERRGIMPYKDFLNDGISDTPIDWISGMTNIRLKDMPLFTKTSNDEIMYDFMGSEAWNCLNSSAIIFNTFDEFEYEVLEAITADKFPRKIYTIGPLNLLAGDISESKSKSFASSLWKEDSNCLEWLDKREVKSVVYVNYGSVTTMTAGHLKEFAWGLANSKHPFLWIIRQDIVMGDSAILSQEFIEEIKDRGFLASWCQQDQVLAHPSVGVFLTHCGWNSTMEAVSHGVPIICWPFFADQQTNCRYACTKWGNGMEVNHDVKRKEIEGLVKEMMEGDDGKRKREKALEWRRKAEEATSVGGSSYNNFSRFIKEALHCDEQLVE, encoded by the exons atgagttCAGTTGGATTCAGAAAACCTCATGCAGTATGTGTCCCATATCCATCACAGGGTCATGTTACCCCTATGATGCAACTTGCCAAGCTTTTGCATTCAAGAGGATTTCACATAACCTTTGTCAACACAGATTTCAACCATACCCGTCTGATCCGGTCTAGAGGACCGGATTCCGTTAAGGGTCTGCCGGATTTCCGATTTGAGACCATACCAGATGGGCTGCCGCCCTCTACTTTTGATGCTACACAAGATGTTCCATCCTTGTGTGATTCAACAAGAAAAAATTGTTTGGCTCCATTTAAGGAACTAGTAAGCAAGTTGAATTCATCACCATCAACTGAAGTGCCCCCAGTTAGCTGCATAATTTCAGATGGAGTTATGAGTTTTGGCATTAAAGCTGCAGAGGACTTGAGCATTCCACAGGTTCAGTTTTGGACTGCCTCAGCTTGCAGCTTCATGGCATATTTACACTACAATGAGCTCGAAAGAAGAGGCATCATGCCGTACAAAG ATTTCCTGAATGATGGCATTAGTGATACCCCAATTGACTGGATCTCTGGCATGACTAACATCCGACTGAAGGATATGCCACTATTCACTAAGACCTCAAATGATGAAATAATGTATGATTTCATGGGATCAGAAGCATGGAACTGCTTGAACTCATCTGCAATTATCTTCAACACATTTGATGAGTTTGAATATGAAGTTTTAGAAGCTATAACTGCAGATAAGTTCCCACGCAAGATTTACACAATAGGTCCACTAAACTTGCTTGCAGGGGACATATCAGAAAGTAAATCCAAGTCATTTGCATCAAGTTTATGGAAAGAAGACTCGAACTGTCTTGAGTGGCTTGATAAAAGAGAAGTTAAGTCTGTTGTGTATGTAAACTATGGAAGTGTAACTACCATGACAGCAGGACACTTGAAAGAATTTGCATGGGGCCTTGCTAATAGCAAACACCCATTTTTGTGGATAATAAGGCAAGATATAGTAATGGGTGACTCTGCAATCTTGTCCCAGGAATTTATTGAGGAGATCAAGGACAGAGGATTCCTAGCAAGTTGGTGTCAGCAAGATCAAGTGCTTGCACATCCATCAGTTGGTGTTTTCCTGACACACTGTGGATGGAATTCTACAATGGAAGCTGTTAGTCATGGCGTGCCTATAATCTGCTGGCCGTTTTTCGCTGATCAACAGACTAACTGCAGATATGCATGCACTAAATGGGGGAATGGTATGGAGGTCAATCATGAtgtaaagagaaaagaaattgaaggtCTTGTTAAGGAAATGATGGAAGGGGATGATGGGAAGCGTAAGAGGGAAAAAGCATTGGAGTGGAGAAGAAAAGCAGAAGAAGCTACAAGCGTCGGAGGATCATCTTACAATAACTTCAGTAGATTCATTAAGGAGGCTCTCCATTGTGATGAGCAACTTGTAGAATGA